In one window of Mercurialis annua linkage group LG4, ddMerAnnu1.2, whole genome shotgun sequence DNA:
- the LOC126679315 gene encoding glycerol-3-phosphate acyltransferase 1: protein MVLQMVILKLADWVLYQLLANSCYRAARKMRSYGFLLKNSSLKPSQQTTQTLIPSVSKCSLENRESDSVVCDIDGGLLRTSSFFPFFMLVAFEGGSLIRALLLLLSWPILFVLDYEIQLRVMIFITFCGLKIKDVECVGRAVLPKFYLENLHLQAYEVLASTGSKFVITSIPRVMVEGFLKEYLSVNKVMGTELHFVGNYFTGFLSNSGLLVKHKALKDWFGEKIPTIGLGTSRIHDQLLISLCKEAYVVNNKEDNKNTSNSVMTRDKYPKPLIFHDGRLAFLPTPLATLGMFMWLPCAIILSIFRISIGVYLPYKLALFLGVMSGIEIKTKGLNPSNSNLFHKKGVLYVCTHRTLLDPVFLSTCLGKPLTAVTYSLSKMSELIAPIKTVRLTRDRKIDGETMQRLLNEGDLVVCPEGTTCREPYLLRFSSLFAELADEIVPVAVNTSVTMFYGTTASGLKCLDPIFFMMNPRPSYHIQILEKLPSELTCAGGKSSCEVANYIQRKLGDALGFECTTLTRKDKYLMLAGNEGVVQEKQRKH from the exons ATGGTGCTTCAAATGGTGATTCTCAAGCTTGCTGACTGGGTTTTATACCAGCTTCTAGCTAACTCATGCTATAGAGCTGCAAGGAAGATGAGAAGCTATGGCTTTTTACTAAAAAACTCATCTCTGAAACCCTCACAACAGACCACTCAAACGTTAATTCCTAGCGTTAGTAAGTGCAGTTTAGAGAATAGAGAGTCTGACTCAGTAGTTTGTGACATTGATGGTGGCTTGTTAAGAACCAGTTCTTTTTTCCCTTTTTTCATGTTAGTTGCTTTTGAAGGTGGCAGCTTAATTAGGGCATTATTACTGCTATTATCATGGCCTATACTGTTTGTTTTGGACTATGAGATACAGTTAAGGGTAAtgatttttataactttttgtGGGCTTAAGATTAAGGATGTTGAGTGTGTGGGAAGGGCAGTTTTGCCTAAGTTTTATTTGGAAAATCTTCATCTTCAAGCTTATGAGGTTTTAGCTTCAACTGGGTCTAAGTTTGTTATTACGAGTATACCTAGAGTTATGGTTGAAGGGTTTCTTAAGGAATATTTGAGTGTTAATAAAGTTATGGGTACTGAATTGCATTTTGTTGGAAATTATTTCACTGGGTTTTTATCTAATTCTGGTTTGCTAGTGAAACATAAAGCTCTTAAAGATTGGTTTGGAGAGAAAATTCCTACAATTGGCCTTGGAACTTCAAGAATCCATGATCAACTATTAATCTCCCTTTGCAAG GAAGCTTATGTGGTGAACAATAAGGAAGACAACAAAAACACATCAAATTCAGTAATGACAAGAGACAAATATCCAAAACCACTGATATTTCATGATGGGAGATTAGCTTTTTTGCCGACTCCATTAGCAACTCTTGGAATGTTCATGTGGTTACCTTGTGCTATAATTCTTTCTATTTTTAGAATCTCCATTGGTGTTTACCTTCCTTACAAATTAGCCCTATTTTTAGGCGTTATGAGCGGTATAGAAATTAAAACCAAAGGCCTTAACCCTTCAAACTCAAACTTATTTCACAAGAAAGGTGTTCTTTATGTCTGCACACACAGAACATTATTAGACCCGGTCTTTCTAAGCACATGTTTAGGTAAACCATTGACTGCTGTTACCTATAGCTTAAGCAAAATGTCTGAACTAATTGCACCTATTAAGACAGTTAGGCTGACTAGAGACAGAAAAATAGACGGTGAAACCATGCAAAGACTGTTAAACGAAGGTGATTTAGTAGTGTGTCCTGAAGGAACTACATGCAGAGAGCCATATTTGCTGAGGTTTAGTTCATTATTTGCAGAATTAGCCGATGAGATCGTTCCGGTTGCGGTAAATACTAGTGTAACTATGTTTTATGGCACGACAGCAAGCgggttaaaatgtttggatccAATTTTCTTCATGATGAACCCTAGACCGAGCTACCATATTCAAATTCTTGAGAAATTGCCGAGTGAACTTACTTGTGCTGGGGGGAAATCTAGCTGTGAAGTTGCTAACTATATCCAAAGAAAACTTGGTGATGCGTTGGGGTTTGAGTGTACTACTCTTACAAGAAAAgataagtatttgatgttggcTGGAAATGAAGGAGTTGTTCAGGAAAAACAAAGGAAACATTAG
- the LOC126679538 gene encoding GPI mannosyltransferase 1 — MAWISMRKLLISSAVFRLVLIIYGEWQDTHMEVRYTDVDYLVFSDAASLMASGESPYKRSTYRYSPLLAFLLVPNSIIHRSWGKFIFSASDLLVGLFIRYILKLRKVPEDLCLYSVMVWLLNPFTFTIGTRGNCEPIVCAMILWTIICLMNGNVVQAAFWYGLVVHFRIYPIIYAIPIVLVLDPRNLRSGKRPPLVSWKPNEGKASQTRSESTAECGLWTRLKMIFTRERIMFGFVSGAVFLSWTAFFFWLYRWEFLNEALLYHLTRTDPRHNFSIYFYHIYLHYEHEFSVVEKLVSFLPQLVVQLVLIIRFAQDLPFCIFLQTVSFVAFNKVITAQYFVWFFCLLPLILPWSNMKVKWKGLCCMVVWIGAQSHWLLWGYMLEFKGKNVFVQLWLASLLFLAANTFVIVMFVCHRRYSVVFKPIEHPPSKKSE, encoded by the exons ATGGCATGGATAAGCATGCGTAAATTACTTATATCCTCGGCGGTTTTTCGATTGGTTTTGATTATCTACGGGGAATGGCAAGATACCCATATGGAAGTTAGATACACAGATGTGGATTACCTAGTTTTCTCCGATGCTGCTTCTTTAATGGCGTCTGGAGAATCACCTTACAAGAGAAGTACTTATAGATATTCGCCTTTACTTGCGTTTTTGCTAGTGCCCAATTCGATTATTCATAGATCATGGGGTAAATTCATCTTCTCTGCTTCAG ATTTACTTGTGGGCTTGTTCATCCGCTATATATTAAAGCTGCGTAAGGTGCCCGAGGATCTATGCTTATATTCTGTAATGGTATGGCTCCTCAATCCATTTACCTTCACCATTGGAACCCGTGGGAACTGTGAGCCCATTGTTTGTGCCATGATTTTGTGGACCATTATCTGTCTTATGAATG GTAATGTGGTCCAAGCTGCATTTTGGTATGGGCTAGTTGTCCATTTCAGAATTTACCCTATAATTTATGCAATTCCTATAGTTCTGGTTCTTGATCCACGCAACTTACGGTCTGGTAAGAGGCCTCCTCTTGTGAGTTGGAAACCGAATGAAGGGAAGGCATCTCAGACTAGGTCAGAATCAACTGCAGAATGCGGTTTGTGGACTCGATTGAAAATGATATTTACGAGAGAAAgaataatgtttggatttgtctcaggAGCTGTTTTTCTTTCCTGGACTGCATTCTTTTTCTGGTTATATAGATGGGAGTTCTTGAATGAAGCATTGCTATACCATCTtacacgaactgatccaagacACAATTTTTCCATCTATTTCTATCATATATATCTTCATTACGAACACGAGTTTTCAGTGGTGGAAAAGCTTGTCTCATTTTTGCCTCAACTTGTCGTTCAATTGGTTCTCATTATTCGATTTGCGCAAGATCTTCCATTTTGCATTTTTCTGCAGACGGTGTCATTCGTCGCATTCAATAAG GTAATCACGGCACAGTACTTTGTGTGGTTCTTTTGCTTGTTACCGCTGATACTGCCGTGGAGCAATATGAAGGTGAAGTGGAAAGGTTTATGCTGCATGGTGGTATGGATAGGAGCTCAAAGCCATTGGTTATTGTGGGGTTATATGCTTGAATTTAAAGGCAAAAATGTATTTGTGCAGCTTTGGCTGGCAAGCTTGTTGTTTCTTGCTGCTAATACTTTTGTAATTGTCATGTTTGTATGTCACCGTAGATACTCTGTAGTTTTCAAGCCAATAGAGCATCCACCTTCCAAGAAATCTGAATGA
- the LOC126676568 gene encoding PLASMODESMATA CALLOSE-BINDING PROTEIN 3-like translates to MGSRAIYSLIFLIFAIYHTSGTKHRHIKSISNTKKDITTPITTVPTIIPANPTTSSTPIENPNNSDPDSTSPATMTPIVTPSTSPGSSWCMASPSASPTALQVALDYACGYGGVDCSAIQSGGRCYNPNTVRDHASYAFNGYYQKNPVPSSCIFGGTAVTTSTDPSIGACQFPSTSTSASILNITNSNGATVFGAVPSNPSPSTPTPAAAPKVDAIKIKLVTCLIILLSAMHYLH, encoded by the exons ATGGGTAGCAGAGCCATCTATTCTCTAATCTTTCTGATTTTTGCTATTTATCATACTTCAG GTACAAAACATAGACACATCAAATCAATTTCCAATACAAAAAAAGATATTACAACTCCCATAACAACGGTTCCAACGATCATTCCGGCCAATCCGACTACATCATCGACTCCGATCgaaaatccaaataattcagACCCGGATTCGACATCACCGGCAACAATGACACCGATAGTAACTCCATCAACTTCACCAGGGTCTAGTTGGTGTATGGCTAGCCCTAGTGCATCACCAACAGCATTACAAGTAGCTTTGGACTATGCTTGTGGCTACGGCGGGGTTGATTGTTCGGCAATTCAGTCGGGTGGAAGGTGTTATAATCCAAATACGGTTCGTGATCATGCTTCTTATGCATTCAATGGCTACTATCAGAAGAATCCTGTACCCAGTAGCTGTATTTTTGGAGGCACTGCTGTTACTACTAGCACTGATCCAA GCATTGGGGCATGTCAATTTCCATCCACTAG TACAAGCGCCTCAATTTTGAACATAACAAATTCTAATGGAGCAACAGTTTTTGGAGCAGTGCCTTCAAACCCATCCCCTTCTACACCAACACCCGCTGCTGCGCCTAAAGTCGATGCTATTAAAATTAAGTTGGTGACGTGTCTCATCATCTTGCTTTCGGCTATGCATTATCTTCATTAA